In one window of Euwallacea similis isolate ESF13 chromosome 4, ESF131.1, whole genome shotgun sequence DNA:
- the LOC136408347 gene encoding tropomyosin-2-like, producing MSFTLMLLATIDKEKLAVKLQNQLKEAEIAVGEESANLQQLQLTVQAATKAAQEAQTELKLLQTALQLAQANAANSQQALEGMQRQLGEKEKLVETAKSRVEELNKDLKDCKLELATMRDTAMKAHQFATEAKQAASRSKRRSKRDIRRRDRE from the exons ATGTCCTTCACTCTTATGTTATTAGCAACAATAGACAAGGAGAAGCTAGCAGTGAAGCTGCAGAACCAGCTCAAAGAGGCAGAGATAGCGGTTGGCGAAGAGTCGGCAAATCTGCAACAGTTGCAGCTAACTGTGCAAGCTGCAACCAAGGCCGCGCAAGAAGCCCAAACCGAGCTGAAGCTGCTACAAACCGCACTGCAACTCGCTCAAG CAAACGCAGCAAACTCGCAGCAAGCTCTAGAGGGCATGCAGCGTCAATTGGGCGAAAAAGAGAAATTAGTGGAGACGGCAAAATCTCGAGTAGAGGAGTTGAACAAGGACCTGAAGGACTGCAAACTAGAGTTAGCCACGATGAGAGATACTGCCATGAAGGCTCATCAATTTGCAACTGAAGCTAAGCAGGCGGCCAGCAGGAGCAAGAGAAGAAGCAAGAGAGATATCAGGAGGCGAGACAgggaataa